tctccctcaacttctcctttccccttgctggatcaagaaggaggagacgtccccgggctgtacgtgtgttgaacgcggaggtgccgtccgttcggcactagatcggatcttcctcgatttgaatcgccgcgagtacgactccatcaaccgcgttcttgtaacgcttccgcttagcgatcttcaagggtatgaagatgcactccctctctctcgttgctagcatctcctagattggtcttagtgacacgtaggaaaattttgaattattgctacgttccccaacaatctcaTGGGCGGCCCAATCCCATCAAGCATTGGCACTCTTGTGAAGCTCGAATACCTCGATTTATCCAGCAACAATCTTGATCGATATATCCCACATTTCATAGGTAACTTTACAAAGGTGTCATCCATCGATCTCTTTTACTATAATTGTTTTCTGCCATGCTTAGTACAGTAGGAAGACAAGGGAATTTGACGAGCCTCTCCACTTTGCAGACTTGCCCCAGCTTGCCCATCTGGACCTCAGTTACAACAATATCTTGGGCCCAATCCCATCAAGCATTGGTACTCTCGTGAAGCTCGAATACCTGGGTCTATCTGGCAACCATCTTCATGGATCTATCCCACATTCCGTAGGTAACTGTACAAAACTATCCTCCATCGATCTATTTTACTACAATTTTTTATGCCATGCCTAGAACAGTAGGAAGACTAGGGCATTTGATGAGCCTCTCCACTTTGCAGACTTGCCCCATCTTGTCCTCTAGACCTCAGTCAGAACAGTCTCTCAGGCGCAATCCCGTCAAGCATTGGTGTTCTTGCCAAGCTCGTATACTTGGATCTGTCTGGCAATGACCTGGACGGATTTATCCCAACATCCATTGGTAATTGTACTAAGCTAACCTCCATCGATCACTTTTACTATAATTTGTTTGTACCATGCCTAGTATGGTAGGAAGACTAGGGAATTTGACGAGCCTCTCCACTTTGGAGACTTGCCCCATCTTGTCCATCTAGACCTCAGTTTCAACTATCTCTTGGGCGGCCCAATCCCATCAAGCATTGGCACTATCGTGAAGCTCGAATACCTCGATTTATCCAGCAACAATCTTGATGGATATATCCCACATTTCGTAGGTAAGTGTACAAAGCTGTCATCCATCGATCTCTTTTACTACAATTGTTTTCTGCCATGCCTAGTACAGTAGGAAGACAAGGGAATTTGACGAGCCTCTCCACTTTGCAGACTTGCCCCAGCTTGCCCATCTGGACCTCAGTTACAACAATATCTTGGGCCCAATCCCATCAAGCATTGGTACTCTCGTGAAGCTCGAATAACCGTGTCTATCTGGCAACCATCTTCATGGATCTATCCCACATTCCGTAGGTAACTGTACAAAACTATCCTCCATCGATCTCTTTTACTACAATTTTTTATGCCATGCCTAGTACAGTAGGAAGACTAGGGAATTTGATGAGCCTCTCCACTTTGCAGACTTGCCCCATCTTGTCCATCTAGACCTCAGTCAGAACAGTCTCTCAGGCGCAATCCCATCAAGCATTGGTGTTCTTGCCAAGCTCGTATACTTGGATCTATCTGGCAATGACCTAGACGGATTTATCCCAACATCCATTGGTAATTGTACTAAGCTAACCTCCATCGATCACTTTTACTATAATTTGTTTGTACCATGCCTAGTATGGTTGGAAGACTAGGGAATTTGACGAGCCTCTCCACTTTGCAAACTTGCCCCAGCTTGTCCATCTGGACCTCAGTTTCAACCATCTCTTGGGCGGCCCAATCCCATCAAGCATTGGCACTCTCGTGAAGCTCGAATACCTCGATTTATCCAGCAACAATCTTGATGGATATATCCCACATTTCATAGGTAACTGTACAAAGCTGTCATCCATCGATCTCTTTTACTACAATTATTTTCTGCCATGCCTAGTACAGTAGGAAGATAAGGGAATTTGACGAGCCTCTCCACTTTGCAGACTTGCCCCAGCTTGCCCATGTGGACCTCAGGTACAACAATATCTTGGGCCCAATCCCATCAAGCATTGGTACTCTCGTGAAGCTCGAATACCTGGGTCTATCTGGCAACCATCTTCATGGATCTATCCCACATTCCGTAGGTAACTGTACAAAACTATCCTCCATCGATCTCTTTTACTACAATTTTTTATGCCATGCCTAGTACAGTAAGAAGACTAGGGAATTTGATGAGCCTCTCCACTTTGCAGACTTGCCCCATCTTGTCCATCTAGACCTCGGTCAGAACAGTCTCTCAGGCGCAATCCCGTCAAGCATTGGTGTTCTTGCCAAGCTCGTATACTTGCATCTGTCTGGCAATGACCTGGACAGATTTATCCCAACATCCATTGGTAATTGTACTAAGCTAACCTCCATCGATTACTTTTACTATAATTTGTTTGTACCATGCCTAGTATGGTTGGAAGACTAGGGAATTTGACGAGCCTCTCCACTTTGCAGACTTGCCCCAGCTTGTCCATCTGGACCTCAGTTTCAACTATCTCTTGGGAGGCCCAATCCCATCAAGCATTGGCACTCTCGTGAAGCTCGAATACCTCGATTTATCCAGCAACAATCTTGATGGATATATCCCACATTTCGTAGGTAACTGTATAAAGATGTCATCCATCAATCTCTTTTACTACAATTATTTTCTGCCATGCCTAGTACAGTAGGAAGACAAGGGAATTTGGCGAGCCACTCCACTTCGTAGACTTGCCCCAGCTTGCCCATCTGGACCTCAGCTACAACAATTTCTTGGGCCCAATCCCATCAAGCATTGGTACTCTCGTGAAGCTCGAATACCTGGGTCTATCTAGCAACCATCTTCATGGATCTATCCCACATTCCGTAGGTAACTGTACAAAACTATCCTCCACCGATCTCTTTTACTACAATTTTTTATGCCATGCCTAGTACAGTAAGAAGATTAGGGAATTTGATGAGCCTCTCCACTTTGCAGACTTGCCCCATCTTGTCCATCTAGACCTCGGTCAGAACAGTCTCTCAGGCGCAATCCCGTCAAGCATTGGTGTTCTTGCCAAGCTCGTATACTTGCATCTGTCTGGCAATGACCTGGACAGATTTAGCCCAACATCCATTGGTAATTGTACTAAGCTAACCTCCATCGATTACTTTTACTATAATTTGTTTGTACCATGCCTAGTATGGTTGGAAGACTAGGGAATTTGACGAGCCTCTCCACTTTGCAGACTTGCCCCAGCTTGTCCATCTGGACCTCAGTTTCAACTATCTCTTGGGAGGCCCAATCCCATCAAGCATTGGCACTCTCGTGAAGCTCGAATACCTCGATTTATCCAGCAACAATCTTGATGGATATATCCCACATTTCGTAGGTAACTGTATAAAGATGTCATCCATCAATCTCTTTTACTACAATTATTTTCTGCCATGCCTAGTACAGTAGGAAGACAAGGGAATTTGGCGAGCCTCTCCACTTTGCAGACTTGCCCCAGCTTGCCCATCTGGACCTCAGCTACAACAATTTCTTGGGCCCAATCCCATCAAGCATTGGTACTCTCGTGAAGCTCGAATACCTGGGTCTATCTGGCAACCATCTTCATGGATCTATCCCACATTCCGTAGGTAACTGTACAAAACTATCCTCCATCGATCGCTTTTACTACAATTTTTTATGCCATGCCTAGTACAGTAGGAAGACTAGGGAATTTGATGAGCCTCTCCACTTTGCAGACATGCCCCATCTTGTCCATCTAGACCTCAGTCAGAACAGTCTCTCAGGCGCAATCCCGTCAAGCATTGGTGTTCTTGCCAAGCTCGTATACTTGGATCTGTTTGGCAATGACCTGGATGGATTTATTCCAACATCCATTGGTAATTGTACGAAGCTAACCTCCATCGATCACTTTTACTATAATTTGTTTGTACCATGCCTAGTGTGGTTGGAAGACTAGGGAATTTGACGAGCCTCTCCACTTTGCAGACTTGCCCCAGCTTGTCCATCTGGACCTTAGTTTCAACTATCTCTTGGGCGGCCGAATCCCATCAAGCATTGGCACTCTCGTGAAGCTCGAATACCTCAATTTATCCAGCAACAATCTTGATGGATATATCCCACATTTCGTAGGTAACTGTACAAAGCTGTCATCCATCGATCTCTTTTACTACAATTGTTTTCTGCCATGCCTAGTACAGTAGGAAGACAAGGGTATTTGACGAGCCTCTCCACTTTGCAGACTTGCCCTAGCTTGCCCATCTGGACCTCAGTTACAACAATTTCTTGGGCCCAATCCCATCAAGCATTGGTACTCTCGTGAAGCTCGAATAACTGTGTCTATCTGGCAACCATCTTCATGGATCTATCCCACATTCCGTAGGTAACTGTACAAAACTATCCTCCATCGATCTCTTTTACTACAATTTTTTATGCCATGCCTAGTACAGTAGGAAGACTAGGGAATTTGATGAGCCTCTCCACTTTGCAGACTTGCCCCATCTTGTCCATCTAGACCTCAGTCAGAACAGTCTCTCAGGCGCAATCCCGTCAAGCATTGGTGTTCTTGCCAAGCTCGTATACTTGGATCTGTCTGGCAATGACCTGGATGGATTTATCCCGACATCCATTGGCAATTGTAGTAAGCTAACCTCCATCGATCACTTTTACTATAATTTGTTTGTACCATGCCTAGTATAGTAGGAAGACTAGGGAATTTGACGAGCCTCTCCACTTTGCAGACTTGCCCCAGCTTGTCCATCTGGACCTCAGTTTCAACTATCTCTTGGGCGGCCCAATCCCATCAAGCTTTGGCACTCTCGTGAAGCTCGAATACCTCGATTTATCCAGCAATAATCTTGATGGATCTATCCCATATTCCGTAGGTAACTGTACAAAGCTGTCATCCATCGATCTCTTTTACTACAATTGTTTTCTGCCATGCCTAGTACAGTAGGAAGACAAGGGAATTTGACAAGCCTCTCCACTTTGCAGACTTGCCCCAGCTTGCCCATCTGGACCTCAATCACAACAATCTCTCGGGCCCAATCCCATCAAGCATTGGCACTCTCGTGAAGCTCAAATACCTGGATCTATCCGGCAACCATCTTCATGGATCTATCCCACATTTCGTAGGTAACTGCACAAAACTATCCTCCATCGATCTCGTTTACTACAATTTTTTATGCCATGCCTAGTACAACAGGAAGACTAGGGAATTTGATGAGCCTCTCCACTTTGCAGACTTGCCCCATCTTGTCCATTTGAACCTTGGTAACAACCATCTCTCAGGTGGAATCCGATCAAGCATTGGTGCTCTTGCCAAGCTCAAAAACTTGGATCTGTCCGGCAAGGACCTGAACGGATGTATCCCAACATCCCTAGGTGATTGTACTACACTAACTTCCATAGATCTctcttattattattttttataccATGCCTGGTACAATAGCAAGACTAGGGAATTTTATGAGCCACTCCACTTTGCAGATTTGCCCCATCTTAACAATTTGAACCTTGACAACAACCTCCTCTCAGGCGGAATCCCATCAAGCATTGGTGCTCTTGCCAAGCTCGAAAACTTGGATCTATCCTTCAATATTCTTAATGGATCGATTGGAAGCATAGGAAATCTAACGAGTTTACATCACCTAAATCTTTCAAACAACCGGATCACGGGTTCCATTGGAAGCATAGGAAATCTAACAAGTTTAGAATTCTTGGATCTTTCGTACAATCAAATAAATTGCTCCATCCCTTTGACTTTCTCGAAATTGATCTCTCTTACAACACTATCACTTAAGTCCAATCAGCTTAATGTAATGTTACCGCGAGAGTTATGATCTCTTGTTCTTCTCTCACATATGGATCTAAGTAGAAATCAATTTTCAGGAAGTATTCCACCTCAGATTGGACATTGTCACTCTTTATCGTTCTTACTCCTGTCAGACAACTTACTGACAGGACAGATACCACGAGAATTTGGGTATCTTGCCAACCTATATGAGCTTGATTTGAGTAAAAACAATTTAAGCAGTGCCATCCCAACGACTTTTTCTGTTTATCACCAACTTTGGAAGCTGAATTTATCATATAATAATTTGGATGGCAGAGTTCCATTTATCGCTGCCGCCTTGATCTCACTTGACCATAATACAGAGTTATGTGGTGATTCGTATGGCTTAACTCCATGTGAAACACCGAAGTTAGACATGGAACACCAAAAAGGGAAACACCCAAGTATGGTACTTCTTGCTCTTTTTGCACCCTTTTCATTTGCTTGCCTCTCAATTGTAAGCATCACGATCGTCTGTTGGAGAAGAAAGGATGTAAAAAGTACAAGCAAAAGCAAGTCTGGAGATATATTTTCCATATGGAATTTTGACGGAAAGATCGCGTTCGAAGACATCATCAGCTAAAAATTTTGATGAGAAATATTGCATTGGTGTTGGAGGATATGGATCTGTCTTCAGAGTTCATCTTGAAGGCGGGATTATCTTTGCCGTCAAGCTCCTTCACTCAGTGGAAGAATAAAGCGACGAGGGAACATTTCACGCCGAGATTGAAGTGTTGACAAAAATCAGGCACCGATGCATCGTCAAGCTGTATGGCTTCTGTTCCCACTCCCAGTACAAATTCCCCGTATATGATCTTATCGAGAGGGGAAGCTTATCATCCATTATGCACGAGCAAGAGCTAGTGAAGGAGCTGGATTGGCCCAAGAGAGTTTCTGTTGTGGTGGATGTAGCTCAAGCTCTCTCCTACTTGCACCATGGTTGCGGCGATCCAATCGTGCATCATGACATAAAAAGCAGCAACATTCTTCTGGACCTCGATTATAAGGCTTATGTTTCAGACTTTGGCATGGCGAGGAAACTGAAGCATGGTTACTCAAGCTGGAGCACTATTTTTGCAGGCACGTGTGGCTACATAGTCCCTGGTACTTACATGGGTTTAAtccatttttatttctttttataaaATGTGATtcagaaagagagaagaagtatAATCTCTGATCTGATATAGAGCTGATTTTGTTCCTTATTACAGAGCTGTCATCTACCATGGTGTTGACTCAGAAGtgcgacgtgtacagcttcggcgtgGTTGCGCTGGAAGTTTTGATGGGAAAGCACCCAGGTGATCTGCTCCTTCCATTCTTTTGCCGAACAGAGCAGCTGAGGAAGTTCAATGATATTCTGGATCGACGCATCGCAGCACCGTCAACTATTGACGAGGAGAAGGATGTCATTTTGGTTACCTTGGTGGCCTTTGCTTGCCTGCAAGTCAATCCCAAAGCCCTGCCAACAATGCAGTAGGTATATCAGGCACTGACAAATAGAAATCGCCCAGCATTCATTCCCAGACCCCTTCATGAAATCAGGCTACAAGATTTGCATGATTATTGTGGTGCCATAAAGAATATATGAATTGATATAGGTAGCCTACAATGTGAGCAATTATATATTTGGCATGTGTTTGTTTGAGATAACGTATCTATCCTATCATGTTTGAACTTTGAAGTGTCATGTATGCGCCTCCCCAAGAAGGCTGTTGTGTGAGTGCCGTTTTTGCTTACGCACCTTTTTGGTCATTTGCCATTTGAACTAGTTGAATCAGTTCAAAATTCTGAGCCAAATAATGCTACCCAAAATGAAGATCTTTCTCCTCGGAAACTTGCAATCTTTTTTTTTTTACAAAGTCTACATGGCTCAACAGAACCAACCAGCCTGACATATGTTAGTCCAGTCCGACAGCAGCGAGCAGAGGAGGCGACCACGATTCAGACAGAGATTCTACTTCACTAGTTTCACTAGCAACACCAAGAAGAATGATGAAAAGAAAATACAATAAAAGCTGAAGCTTCGCATTTTGGGCGGCCAACTTCTTGATACGCCGATCAAGTGCTGCATTCTCAAAGCCTGATAGCATCAATTTGAACTCTCATAGCAATAAATTCAAGCCTCGGAGCATCAATAAGTCGCTGCATTTCCCGCGACATGCTACGAGCAGATGCATTGCTGATGATGGACACATTTATCATCTGAATTTGCACGACCATGTCCAAGCACCTGACTAACCACGTGAAGAAACGCCAGTCTTTGACCTTTCCAAATATACTCGGTTCAGCAACTTGTATGAACCAAACATCAGGAAAACCATGACATACTACTTGACTCTGAACATTAAAGAACAGAGGAACAACCTTCTTGTCCTTCACATTCGTTGGgcatttccaaaaaaaattggcTGGGTTCAGAGATGTGCAAGACTGAGAGCAACCTTTGGCATCCATATTCTCGACATTCAGTCGGAGCGAGGCTCATCATTCCAGCCGGGCCTTCTCTATGACATACCCTGCGTTGCCATGGTCGGGAACAGGACGAAGGGGAAGCTACTATGGTGACGGAAACGAGCCAAAACGGGAATGAACTTGGAAGGACTGAAGAAATCGACAGGTAGTATAGTCACCTGGTCGCCGGAGTTCCCGCGCACGCTGGGTCTGTGGTGCAGCAGCAGCAGGGGAATAGCGGCGCTTGTAGCCGTGCCGCCTGCGATTCCCTCCCTGGTGGCTACTGGAGTGGCTCCACCATCTTGATACATGGTGATAAATCCATAAAGCTTCCTTTGAAAAATTGCACGGTGCCTGTGTCTGTGCACCGGCCGCATGGTCAACGAGATGATCATTCCAATAATTTTCACTTGTATTTTTTTATGCTACAATTATCCTCATAAAAGATATTTTTAAAAATACTTTAGATAAAGGGCCATGTCTCTTAGGGGTGAACCTCTCTAAACGC
This DNA window, taken from Triticum aestivum cultivar Chinese Spring chromosome 1D, IWGSC CS RefSeq v2.1, whole genome shotgun sequence, encodes the following:
- the LOC123157411 gene encoding probable leucine-rich repeat receptor-like protein kinase At1g35710; translated protein: MQIEKPQVDAGRLALSICSGKGRTSDERCHDQEQVAYGWKTREFDEPLHFANLPQLVHLDLSFNHLLGGPIPSSIGTLVKLEYLDLSSNNLDGYIPHFIDLPQLAHVDLRYNNILGPIPSSIGTLVKLEYLGLSGNHLHGSIPHSVDLPHLVHLDLGQNSLSGAIPSSIGVLAKLVYLHLSGNDLDRFIPTSIDLPQLVHLDLSFNYLLGGPIPSSIGTLVKLEYLDLSSNNLDGYIPHFVDLPQLAHLDLSYNNFLGPIPSSIGTLVKLEYLGLSSNHLHGSIPHSVDLPHLVHLDLGQNSLSGAIPSSIGVLAKLVYLHLSGNDLDRFSPTSIDLPQLVHLDLSFNYLLGGPIPSSIGTLVKLEYLDLSSNNLDGYIPHFVDLPQLAHLDLSYNNFLGPIPSSIGTLVKLEYLGLSGNHLHGSIPHSVDMPHLVHLDLSQNSLSGAIPSSIGVLAKLVYLDLFGNDLDGFIPTSIGNYLPQLVHLDLSFNYLLGGRIPSSIGTLVKLEYLNLSSNNLDGYIPHFVDLP
- the LOC123180100 gene encoding probable leucine-rich repeat receptor-like protein kinase At1g35710: MHEQELVKELDWPKRVSVVVDVAQALSYLHHGCGDPIVHHDIKSSNILLDLDYKAYVSDFGMARKLKHGYSSWSTIFAGTCGYIVPELSSTMVLTQKCDVYSFGVVALEVLMGKHPGDLLLPFFCRTEQLRKFNDILDRRIAAPSTIDEEKDVILVTLVAFACLQVNPKALPTMQ